Proteins encoded by one window of Lathyrus oleraceus cultivar Zhongwan6 chromosome 1, CAAS_Psat_ZW6_1.0, whole genome shotgun sequence:
- the LOC127133374 gene encoding uncharacterized protein LOC127133374 isoform X2, with the protein MEPKSFTPPGESTAPPSSDEAKISLFPVTNSSLQITTSSVPQWLSNSSFTTDLSVINDDVASLLNRETVQSPSQDDNDSDENQAQVKSLPPTYAILESSESDGDGMERVEKKRSKRKKKRRKRDRSDERSGYDGYGSRKSRVRAWADSEANTAKDYYFDSHGDRDNLAFGCIYRMDVARHKPYNPLNISGQHVKGLYWWNQSGSLGERDGDIDALDDKMKSSGRYWSGKYMALEQHKSFKRIRLVAPKLSPHTAHNEFIPLSDVGTSHGAVGSESDSKVSSTIEESWEDEMLNKTREFNKLTREHPHDEKGWIAFAEFQDKVARMQRQKGARLQLLEKKISIMEKAVELNPDNEDLLLFLLKAYQTRDSSDVLIGRWEKILLQHSGSYKLWSEFLHVVQRDFSKFKVSVVRKMYVHAIEALSASCSKHSRQAHQAPDSSLDPAIVQLELRLVDIFLSLCRFEWQAGYREVATALFQAEIEFSLFCPPLLLTEQSKQRLFEHFWNSHGARVGEEGALGWSTWLEKEEETRQRVIKEDLSHENEGGGWTGWSEPLSKDKEGVTNFEVESDNDMVIEDNQDEDEYKDVEPKDDTENLLKSLGIDISAGDDGEVNDILTWIKWSEEESSRDCDQWMPVRRKSDTTPSTSEALKTEEDEQLSRIILYEDLNEYLFTLNTNESRIYLLSQFIDFYGGKMSQLFCTNSPTWIENTLSLEDLPDFMLEKLKCIHNILTKAQDIPTGFTFDFLLGSFTMNGDMMKFVRNAVLLCLTVFPRNHILEEAVLVCEELYVTKMSSFKCAVTPCRALAKSLLKSDRQDVLLCGVYARREANYGNIDLARKVFDMALLSVEGLPEGIQSNAPLLYFWYAEAELANKTDDGRESSYRATHLLSCLGSGTQYSPFKSQASSLQLLRARQGFKEKLRTVGSSWVRGIINDQSVALVCSAALFEELTTGCDAGIEVLDQAFTMVLPERRSHSYQLEYLFNYYIRMLQRHQKKSSLINVWESISQGLQMYPFSPELLKGVVEVGHFHTTSNKLRRILDECCYKKPSVVVWLFALSYEMARGGSHHRIRGLFERAVCNDMLCNSVVLWRCYIGYELNIAHDPSAARRIFFRAIHACPWSKRLWLDGFLKLNSVLTGKELSDLQEVMRDKELNLRTDIYEILLQES; encoded by the exons ATGGAGCCAAAATCGTTTACCCCGCCGGGAGAATCGACGGCGCCACCGTCCTCCGACGAGGCAAAAATTTCTCTATTCCCTGTCACAAACTCTTCTCTTCAAATTACTACTTCCTCGGTTCCTCAATGGCTCAGTAACTCGAGCTTTACCACTGACCTCTCCGTCATAAACGACGACGTCGCATCACTACTCAACCGAGAAACCGTTCAATCCCCGTCACAAGACGACAACGACAGCGATGAAAATCAAGCTCAGGTGAAGTCCTTGCCTCCTACCTACGCGATTCTGGAATCTTCGGAATCCGATGGCGACGGAATGGAGAGAGTGGAGAAGAAGAGAAGCAAGAGAAAGAAGAAGAGGCGGAAGCGTGATCGGTCAGATGAGAGAAGTGGATATGATGGTTATGGTTCAAGAAAGTCGCGTGTTCGAGCTTGGGCTGATTCTGAGGCTAACACTGCCAAAGATTATTACTTCGACTCTCACGGTGATCGTGATAATCTCGCGTTTGGGTGTATCTACAG AATGGATGTTGCCCGGCACAAACCGTATAATCCCTTAAATATATCTGGGCAACATGTTAAAGGTTTGTATTGGTGGAATCAAAGTGGTTCACTAGGGGAAAGAGATGGCGATATTGATGCTTTGGATGATAAAATGAAGTCTTCTGGGCGATACTGGTCTGGAAAGTATATGGCTTTAGAACAACATAAAAGCTTCAAGCGCATTCGGCTTGTTGCTCCAAAATTGTCTCCTCATACAGCTCACAATGAGTTTATACCTTTATCAGATGTTGGTACATCTCATGGCGCTGTTGGCAGTGAATCCGACTCTAAAGTTTCATCAACAATTGAAGAATCTTGGGAAGATGAAATGTTAAATAAAACTAGGGAGTTCAACAAACTAACAAGGGAGCACCCCCATGATGAAAAAGGTTGGATAGCTTTTGCAGAGTTCCAAGATAAGGTTGCAAGAATGCAACGACAGAAAGGTGCTCGCTTGCAATTACTTGAAAAGAAAATTAGCATTATGGAGAAGGCAGTTGAGCTTAACCCAGATAATGAAGATCTATTacttttccttttaaaagctTACCAAACAAGAGATAGCTCAGATGTGCTAATTGGGAGATGGGAGAAGATACTTCTGCAACATTCTGGAAGTTACAAGTTATGGAGCGAATTCTTGCATGTTGTTCAGAGAGATTTCTCCAAATTTAAGGTTTCAGTGGTTAGGAAGATGTATGTCCATGCAATTGAAGCTCTGTCTGCTTCATGCAGCAAGCACTCTAGGCAG GCTCATCAAGCTCCTGATTCGTCACTGGATCCTGCAATTGTTCAGCTAGAACTTCGTCTTGTGGATATATTTCTCAGTCTTTGTAGATTTGAGTGGCAGGCTGGTTATAGAGAAGTTGCCACTGCTTTATTTCAGGCTGAAATTGAGTTTAGCTTGTTTTGTCCACCTTTGCTACTCACAGAGCAGAGTAAGCAGAGACTGTTTGAGCATTTTTGGAATAGTCACGGTGCTAGAGTTGGAGAAGAAGGAGCTCTCGGTTGGTCCACATGGTTGGAGAAAGAGGAGGAAACTAGGCAACGGGTCATTAAAGAGGATCTCTCACATGAAAATGAAGGCGGAGGTTGGACTGGTTGGTCAGAACCATTGTCTAAAGATAAGGAGGGTGTCACCAATTTCGAAGTTGAGTCTGACAATGATATGGTTATAGAGGATAATCAAGATGAGGATGAATACAAAGATGTTGAGCCCAAAGATGATACTGAGAATTTGCTAAAGTCGCTGGGAATTGATATTAGTGCTGGAGATGATGGCGAAGTTAATGACATTTTGACCTGGATCAAATGGTCAGAAGAAGAGTCTTCCAGAGATTGTGATCAGTGGATGCCTGTTCGAAGGAAGTCAG ATACAACCCCTTCTACTAGTGAAGCACTCAAAACAGAAGAGGATGAACAACTCTCGAGAATCATATTGTATGAAGATTTAAATGAGTATCTTTTCACTCTGAACACAAATGAATCTCGAATATATTTGCTGTCCCAATTCATTGACTTCTATGGTGGGAAGATGTCTCAATT GTTTTGCACAAACAGTCCAACTTGGATAGAGAACACCCTTAGCTTGGAGGATCTACCAGATTTTATGTTAGAGAAGCTGAAATGCATCCATAACATTTTGACAAAAGCACAGGATATTCCTACTGGTTTCACTTTTGACTTCCTATTAGGAAGTTTCACGATGAATGGTGATATGATGAAATTTGTACGGAATGCAGTTTTGCTTTGTTTAACTGTTTTTCCGCGTAATCACATTTTGGAAGAAGCGGTTCTGGTTTGTGAAGAGCTTTATGTTACTAAAATGAGTTCTTTTAAATGTGCTGTTACACCATGTCGAGCTTTAGCAAAGTCTCTCTTAAAAAGTGATAGACAG GATGTATTGTTGTGTGGTGTATATGCACGAAGAGAGGCTAATTACGGCAATATTGATCTTGCAAGAAAGGTGTTTGACATGGCATTGTTATCTGTGGAAGGGCTTCCTGAG GGGATACAGTCCAATGCACCTCTTCTATATTTCTGGTATGCAGAGGCGGAGCTTGCGAATAAAACTGACGATGGTCGTGAATCTTCATATCGTGCTACACATTTACTGTCCTGCTTAGGCAGTGGTACACAATACAGTCCATTTAAAAGTCAAGCATCAAGTTTGCAACTGCTCAGAGCACGTCAAGGGTTTAAAGAAAAACTGAGAACAGTAGGATCATCTTGGGTTCGTGGCATAATAAATGACCAATCTGTCGCTCTGGTATGTTCTGCTGCATTGTTTGAGGAGCTAACTACTGGATGTGATGCGGGCATTGAAGTTTTAGATCAAGCCTTTACAATGGTGCTTCCAG AAAGGAGAAGCCATAGCTATCAACTTGAATATTTGTTTAACTATTACATAAGGATGCTTCAGAGACATCAGAAGAAATCTAGTCTGATCAATGTATGGGAATCCATCTCTCAGGGCCTCCAGATGTATCCCTTCAGTCCAGAACTCTTAAAAGGTGTAGTGGAGGTTGGCCACTTTCACACGACGTCTAATAAATTGCGGCGGATCCTAGATGAATGTTGTTACAA GAAACCATCTGTAGTTGTCTGGCTTTTTGCATTGTCATACGAGATGGCTAGAGGTGGTTCACACCACAGAATCCGTGGGTTGTTTGAAAGGGCAGTCTGTAATGATATGCTTTGCAACTCAGTTGTACTGTGGCGCTGCTACATTGGGTATGAATTGAACATTGCACACGATCCTTCTGCGGCTCGACGTATTTTCTTTCGTGCTATCCATGCCTGCCCCTG GTCGAAACGGTTATGGTTGGATGGGTTTCTCAAGCTAAACTCTGTCCTTACTGGAAAAGAGCTTTCTGATCTACAAGAAGTAATGCGGGATAAAGAACTTAATCTGAGAACAGACATTTATGAGATCCTTTTACAAGAGTCATGA
- the LOC127133374 gene encoding uncharacterized protein LOC127133374 isoform X1 yields the protein MEPKSFTPPGESTAPPSSDEAKISLFPVTNSSLQITTSSVPQWLSNSSFTTDLSVINDDVASLLNRETVQSPSQDDNDSDENQAQVKSLPPTYAILESSESDGDGMERVEKKRSKRKKKRRKRDRSDERSGYDGYGSRKSRVRAWADSEANTAKDYYFDSHGDRDNLAFGCIYRMDVARHKPYNPLNISGQHVKGLYWWNQSGSLGERDGDIDALDDKMKSSGRYWSGKYMALEQHKSFKRIRLVAPKLSPHTAHNEFIPLSDVGTSHGAVGSESDSKVSSTIEESWEDEMLNKTREFNKLTREHPHDEKGWIAFAEFQDKVARMQRQKGARLQLLEKKISIMEKAVELNPDNEDLLLFLLKAYQTRDSSDVLIGRWEKILLQHSGSYKLWSEFLHVVQRDFSKFKVSVVRKMYVHAIEALSASCSKHSRQQAHQAPDSSLDPAIVQLELRLVDIFLSLCRFEWQAGYREVATALFQAEIEFSLFCPPLLLTEQSKQRLFEHFWNSHGARVGEEGALGWSTWLEKEEETRQRVIKEDLSHENEGGGWTGWSEPLSKDKEGVTNFEVESDNDMVIEDNQDEDEYKDVEPKDDTENLLKSLGIDISAGDDGEVNDILTWIKWSEEESSRDCDQWMPVRRKSDTTPSTSEALKTEEDEQLSRIILYEDLNEYLFTLNTNESRIYLLSQFIDFYGGKMSQLFCTNSPTWIENTLSLEDLPDFMLEKLKCIHNILTKAQDIPTGFTFDFLLGSFTMNGDMMKFVRNAVLLCLTVFPRNHILEEAVLVCEELYVTKMSSFKCAVTPCRALAKSLLKSDRQDVLLCGVYARREANYGNIDLARKVFDMALLSVEGLPEGIQSNAPLLYFWYAEAELANKTDDGRESSYRATHLLSCLGSGTQYSPFKSQASSLQLLRARQGFKEKLRTVGSSWVRGIINDQSVALVCSAALFEELTTGCDAGIEVLDQAFTMVLPERRSHSYQLEYLFNYYIRMLQRHQKKSSLINVWESISQGLQMYPFSPELLKGVVEVGHFHTTSNKLRRILDECCYKKPSVVVWLFALSYEMARGGSHHRIRGLFERAVCNDMLCNSVVLWRCYIGYELNIAHDPSAARRIFFRAIHACPWSKRLWLDGFLKLNSVLTGKELSDLQEVMRDKELNLRTDIYEILLQES from the exons ATGGAGCCAAAATCGTTTACCCCGCCGGGAGAATCGACGGCGCCACCGTCCTCCGACGAGGCAAAAATTTCTCTATTCCCTGTCACAAACTCTTCTCTTCAAATTACTACTTCCTCGGTTCCTCAATGGCTCAGTAACTCGAGCTTTACCACTGACCTCTCCGTCATAAACGACGACGTCGCATCACTACTCAACCGAGAAACCGTTCAATCCCCGTCACAAGACGACAACGACAGCGATGAAAATCAAGCTCAGGTGAAGTCCTTGCCTCCTACCTACGCGATTCTGGAATCTTCGGAATCCGATGGCGACGGAATGGAGAGAGTGGAGAAGAAGAGAAGCAAGAGAAAGAAGAAGAGGCGGAAGCGTGATCGGTCAGATGAGAGAAGTGGATATGATGGTTATGGTTCAAGAAAGTCGCGTGTTCGAGCTTGGGCTGATTCTGAGGCTAACACTGCCAAAGATTATTACTTCGACTCTCACGGTGATCGTGATAATCTCGCGTTTGGGTGTATCTACAG AATGGATGTTGCCCGGCACAAACCGTATAATCCCTTAAATATATCTGGGCAACATGTTAAAGGTTTGTATTGGTGGAATCAAAGTGGTTCACTAGGGGAAAGAGATGGCGATATTGATGCTTTGGATGATAAAATGAAGTCTTCTGGGCGATACTGGTCTGGAAAGTATATGGCTTTAGAACAACATAAAAGCTTCAAGCGCATTCGGCTTGTTGCTCCAAAATTGTCTCCTCATACAGCTCACAATGAGTTTATACCTTTATCAGATGTTGGTACATCTCATGGCGCTGTTGGCAGTGAATCCGACTCTAAAGTTTCATCAACAATTGAAGAATCTTGGGAAGATGAAATGTTAAATAAAACTAGGGAGTTCAACAAACTAACAAGGGAGCACCCCCATGATGAAAAAGGTTGGATAGCTTTTGCAGAGTTCCAAGATAAGGTTGCAAGAATGCAACGACAGAAAGGTGCTCGCTTGCAATTACTTGAAAAGAAAATTAGCATTATGGAGAAGGCAGTTGAGCTTAACCCAGATAATGAAGATCTATTacttttccttttaaaagctTACCAAACAAGAGATAGCTCAGATGTGCTAATTGGGAGATGGGAGAAGATACTTCTGCAACATTCTGGAAGTTACAAGTTATGGAGCGAATTCTTGCATGTTGTTCAGAGAGATTTCTCCAAATTTAAGGTTTCAGTGGTTAGGAAGATGTATGTCCATGCAATTGAAGCTCTGTCTGCTTCATGCAGCAAGCACTCTAGGCAG CAGGCTCATCAAGCTCCTGATTCGTCACTGGATCCTGCAATTGTTCAGCTAGAACTTCGTCTTGTGGATATATTTCTCAGTCTTTGTAGATTTGAGTGGCAGGCTGGTTATAGAGAAGTTGCCACTGCTTTATTTCAGGCTGAAATTGAGTTTAGCTTGTTTTGTCCACCTTTGCTACTCACAGAGCAGAGTAAGCAGAGACTGTTTGAGCATTTTTGGAATAGTCACGGTGCTAGAGTTGGAGAAGAAGGAGCTCTCGGTTGGTCCACATGGTTGGAGAAAGAGGAGGAAACTAGGCAACGGGTCATTAAAGAGGATCTCTCACATGAAAATGAAGGCGGAGGTTGGACTGGTTGGTCAGAACCATTGTCTAAAGATAAGGAGGGTGTCACCAATTTCGAAGTTGAGTCTGACAATGATATGGTTATAGAGGATAATCAAGATGAGGATGAATACAAAGATGTTGAGCCCAAAGATGATACTGAGAATTTGCTAAAGTCGCTGGGAATTGATATTAGTGCTGGAGATGATGGCGAAGTTAATGACATTTTGACCTGGATCAAATGGTCAGAAGAAGAGTCTTCCAGAGATTGTGATCAGTGGATGCCTGTTCGAAGGAAGTCAG ATACAACCCCTTCTACTAGTGAAGCACTCAAAACAGAAGAGGATGAACAACTCTCGAGAATCATATTGTATGAAGATTTAAATGAGTATCTTTTCACTCTGAACACAAATGAATCTCGAATATATTTGCTGTCCCAATTCATTGACTTCTATGGTGGGAAGATGTCTCAATT GTTTTGCACAAACAGTCCAACTTGGATAGAGAACACCCTTAGCTTGGAGGATCTACCAGATTTTATGTTAGAGAAGCTGAAATGCATCCATAACATTTTGACAAAAGCACAGGATATTCCTACTGGTTTCACTTTTGACTTCCTATTAGGAAGTTTCACGATGAATGGTGATATGATGAAATTTGTACGGAATGCAGTTTTGCTTTGTTTAACTGTTTTTCCGCGTAATCACATTTTGGAAGAAGCGGTTCTGGTTTGTGAAGAGCTTTATGTTACTAAAATGAGTTCTTTTAAATGTGCTGTTACACCATGTCGAGCTTTAGCAAAGTCTCTCTTAAAAAGTGATAGACAG GATGTATTGTTGTGTGGTGTATATGCACGAAGAGAGGCTAATTACGGCAATATTGATCTTGCAAGAAAGGTGTTTGACATGGCATTGTTATCTGTGGAAGGGCTTCCTGAG GGGATACAGTCCAATGCACCTCTTCTATATTTCTGGTATGCAGAGGCGGAGCTTGCGAATAAAACTGACGATGGTCGTGAATCTTCATATCGTGCTACACATTTACTGTCCTGCTTAGGCAGTGGTACACAATACAGTCCATTTAAAAGTCAAGCATCAAGTTTGCAACTGCTCAGAGCACGTCAAGGGTTTAAAGAAAAACTGAGAACAGTAGGATCATCTTGGGTTCGTGGCATAATAAATGACCAATCTGTCGCTCTGGTATGTTCTGCTGCATTGTTTGAGGAGCTAACTACTGGATGTGATGCGGGCATTGAAGTTTTAGATCAAGCCTTTACAATGGTGCTTCCAG AAAGGAGAAGCCATAGCTATCAACTTGAATATTTGTTTAACTATTACATAAGGATGCTTCAGAGACATCAGAAGAAATCTAGTCTGATCAATGTATGGGAATCCATCTCTCAGGGCCTCCAGATGTATCCCTTCAGTCCAGAACTCTTAAAAGGTGTAGTGGAGGTTGGCCACTTTCACACGACGTCTAATAAATTGCGGCGGATCCTAGATGAATGTTGTTACAA GAAACCATCTGTAGTTGTCTGGCTTTTTGCATTGTCATACGAGATGGCTAGAGGTGGTTCACACCACAGAATCCGTGGGTTGTTTGAAAGGGCAGTCTGTAATGATATGCTTTGCAACTCAGTTGTACTGTGGCGCTGCTACATTGGGTATGAATTGAACATTGCACACGATCCTTCTGCGGCTCGACGTATTTTCTTTCGTGCTATCCATGCCTGCCCCTG GTCGAAACGGTTATGGTTGGATGGGTTTCTCAAGCTAAACTCTGTCCTTACTGGAAAAGAGCTTTCTGATCTACAAGAAGTAATGCGGGATAAAGAACTTAATCTGAGAACAGACATTTATGAGATCCTTTTACAAGAGTCATGA
- the LOC127133374 gene encoding uncharacterized protein LOC127133374 isoform X3, protein MEPKSFTPPGESTAPPSSDEAKISLFPVTNSSLQITTSSVPQWLSNSSFTTDLSVINDDVASLLNRETVQSPSQDDNDSDENQAQVKSLPPTYAILESSESDGDGMERVEKKRSKRKKKRRKRDRSDERSGYDGYGSRKSRVRAWADSEANTAKDYYFDSHGDRDNLAFGCIYRMDVARHKPYNPLNISGQHVKGLYWWNQSGSLGERDGDIDALDDKMKSSGRYWSGKYMALEQHKSFKRIRLVAPKLSPHTAHNEFIPLSDVGTSHGAVGSESDSKVSSTIEESWEDEMLNKTREFNKLTREHPHDEKGWIAFAEFQDKVARMQRQKGARLQLLEKKISIMEKAVELNPDNEDLLLFLLKAYQTRDSSDVLIGRWEKILLQHSGSYKLWSEFLHVVQRDFSKFKVSVVRKMYVHAIEALSASCSKHSRQQAHQAPDSSLDPAIVQLELRLVDIFLSLCRFEWQAGYREVATALFQAEIEFSLFCPPLLLTEQSKQRLFEHFWNSHGARVGEEGALGWSTWLEKEEETRQRVIKEDLSHENEGGGWTGWSEPLSKDKEGVTNFEVESDNDMVIEDNQDEDEYKDVEPKDDTENLLKSLGIDISAGDDGEVNDILTWIKWSEEESSRDCDQWMPVRRKSDTTPSTSEALKTEEDEQLSRIILYEDLNEYLFTLNTNESRIYLLSQFIDFYGGKMSQLFCTNSPTWIENTLSLEDLPDFMLEKLKCIHNILTKAQDIPTGFTFDFLLGSFTMNGDMMKFVRNAVLLCLTVFPRNHILEEAVLVCEELYVTKMSSFKCAVTPCRALAKSLLKSDRQDVLLCGVYARREANYGNIDLARKVFDMALLSVEGLPERRSLRIKLTMVVNLHIVLHIYCPA, encoded by the exons ATGGAGCCAAAATCGTTTACCCCGCCGGGAGAATCGACGGCGCCACCGTCCTCCGACGAGGCAAAAATTTCTCTATTCCCTGTCACAAACTCTTCTCTTCAAATTACTACTTCCTCGGTTCCTCAATGGCTCAGTAACTCGAGCTTTACCACTGACCTCTCCGTCATAAACGACGACGTCGCATCACTACTCAACCGAGAAACCGTTCAATCCCCGTCACAAGACGACAACGACAGCGATGAAAATCAAGCTCAGGTGAAGTCCTTGCCTCCTACCTACGCGATTCTGGAATCTTCGGAATCCGATGGCGACGGAATGGAGAGAGTGGAGAAGAAGAGAAGCAAGAGAAAGAAGAAGAGGCGGAAGCGTGATCGGTCAGATGAGAGAAGTGGATATGATGGTTATGGTTCAAGAAAGTCGCGTGTTCGAGCTTGGGCTGATTCTGAGGCTAACACTGCCAAAGATTATTACTTCGACTCTCACGGTGATCGTGATAATCTCGCGTTTGGGTGTATCTACAG AATGGATGTTGCCCGGCACAAACCGTATAATCCCTTAAATATATCTGGGCAACATGTTAAAGGTTTGTATTGGTGGAATCAAAGTGGTTCACTAGGGGAAAGAGATGGCGATATTGATGCTTTGGATGATAAAATGAAGTCTTCTGGGCGATACTGGTCTGGAAAGTATATGGCTTTAGAACAACATAAAAGCTTCAAGCGCATTCGGCTTGTTGCTCCAAAATTGTCTCCTCATACAGCTCACAATGAGTTTATACCTTTATCAGATGTTGGTACATCTCATGGCGCTGTTGGCAGTGAATCCGACTCTAAAGTTTCATCAACAATTGAAGAATCTTGGGAAGATGAAATGTTAAATAAAACTAGGGAGTTCAACAAACTAACAAGGGAGCACCCCCATGATGAAAAAGGTTGGATAGCTTTTGCAGAGTTCCAAGATAAGGTTGCAAGAATGCAACGACAGAAAGGTGCTCGCTTGCAATTACTTGAAAAGAAAATTAGCATTATGGAGAAGGCAGTTGAGCTTAACCCAGATAATGAAGATCTATTacttttccttttaaaagctTACCAAACAAGAGATAGCTCAGATGTGCTAATTGGGAGATGGGAGAAGATACTTCTGCAACATTCTGGAAGTTACAAGTTATGGAGCGAATTCTTGCATGTTGTTCAGAGAGATTTCTCCAAATTTAAGGTTTCAGTGGTTAGGAAGATGTATGTCCATGCAATTGAAGCTCTGTCTGCTTCATGCAGCAAGCACTCTAGGCAG CAGGCTCATCAAGCTCCTGATTCGTCACTGGATCCTGCAATTGTTCAGCTAGAACTTCGTCTTGTGGATATATTTCTCAGTCTTTGTAGATTTGAGTGGCAGGCTGGTTATAGAGAAGTTGCCACTGCTTTATTTCAGGCTGAAATTGAGTTTAGCTTGTTTTGTCCACCTTTGCTACTCACAGAGCAGAGTAAGCAGAGACTGTTTGAGCATTTTTGGAATAGTCACGGTGCTAGAGTTGGAGAAGAAGGAGCTCTCGGTTGGTCCACATGGTTGGAGAAAGAGGAGGAAACTAGGCAACGGGTCATTAAAGAGGATCTCTCACATGAAAATGAAGGCGGAGGTTGGACTGGTTGGTCAGAACCATTGTCTAAAGATAAGGAGGGTGTCACCAATTTCGAAGTTGAGTCTGACAATGATATGGTTATAGAGGATAATCAAGATGAGGATGAATACAAAGATGTTGAGCCCAAAGATGATACTGAGAATTTGCTAAAGTCGCTGGGAATTGATATTAGTGCTGGAGATGATGGCGAAGTTAATGACATTTTGACCTGGATCAAATGGTCAGAAGAAGAGTCTTCCAGAGATTGTGATCAGTGGATGCCTGTTCGAAGGAAGTCAG ATACAACCCCTTCTACTAGTGAAGCACTCAAAACAGAAGAGGATGAACAACTCTCGAGAATCATATTGTATGAAGATTTAAATGAGTATCTTTTCACTCTGAACACAAATGAATCTCGAATATATTTGCTGTCCCAATTCATTGACTTCTATGGTGGGAAGATGTCTCAATT GTTTTGCACAAACAGTCCAACTTGGATAGAGAACACCCTTAGCTTGGAGGATCTACCAGATTTTATGTTAGAGAAGCTGAAATGCATCCATAACATTTTGACAAAAGCACAGGATATTCCTACTGGTTTCACTTTTGACTTCCTATTAGGAAGTTTCACGATGAATGGTGATATGATGAAATTTGTACGGAATGCAGTTTTGCTTTGTTTAACTGTTTTTCCGCGTAATCACATTTTGGAAGAAGCGGTTCTGGTTTGTGAAGAGCTTTATGTTACTAAAATGAGTTCTTTTAAATGTGCTGTTACACCATGTCGAGCTTTAGCAAAGTCTCTCTTAAAAAGTGATAGACAG GATGTATTGTTGTGTGGTGTATATGCACGAAGAGAGGCTAATTACGGCAATATTGATCTTGCAAGAAAGGTGTTTGACATGGCATTGTTATCTGTGGAAGGGCTTCCTGAG AGGCGGAGCTTGCGAATAAAACTGACGATGGTCGTGAATCTTCATATCGTGCTACACATTTACTGTCCTGCTTAG